From Puniceicoccaceae bacterium, the proteins below share one genomic window:
- the nadB gene encoding L-aspartate oxidase, protein MDYDVIVAGSGIAGLSFAIDVANAGLKTCVVTKKGGDESNTNYAQGGIACVTSESDGFDHHIEDTLQAGAGLCNEDVVKEVVRDGPERIEAIRRLGVEFSKLGDGRVSLGKEGGHSKRRILHVEDMTGRAIEQAYLNAVRNHPNIEFREHAIAIDLITLRKMRKFGFASEEQEDRVTGLYVYCEQRNEVITMRAKVVMLATGGIGYCYQYTTNPSIATGDGIAMAYRAGVEIRNMEFIQFHPTALHSLGNERFLVSEAVRGEGAILRDRRGRAFMKDYHPLRDLAPRDVVARAIDAEMKKTGDSHVWLDCGPISTDTFSTRFPNILAACQQIGLQPPKDWIPVVPAAHYLCGGIRTNLSAETSLKGLYACGEVACTGLHGGNRLASNSLLEAVVMAHRGAQRVVQFVKESDLPIVEVPSWVDGNVQDSDERVVLAHSLDELKRAMWDYVGIVRTTKRLERANTRIHNLAREINDYYWNFKVDAPLIELRNLIQVAELIVYCAMQRRESRGLHYILDYASPMPLPHDTIVRRS, encoded by the coding sequence ATGGACTACGATGTGATTGTGGCGGGCAGTGGCATTGCTGGATTAAGCTTTGCGATCGATGTGGCGAATGCGGGGTTGAAGACCTGCGTGGTGACCAAAAAGGGTGGGGATGAATCCAACACCAACTATGCGCAGGGAGGCATCGCCTGCGTGACGTCCGAGTCAGACGGGTTTGACCATCACATTGAAGATACGCTTCAGGCGGGTGCTGGACTCTGTAACGAGGATGTGGTGAAAGAGGTGGTAAGGGATGGGCCCGAACGCATCGAAGCGATTCGCCGTTTGGGTGTGGAGTTCAGCAAGCTGGGCGATGGGCGCGTCTCTCTTGGCAAGGAGGGAGGGCATTCGAAACGACGCATTCTGCATGTGGAGGACATGACGGGACGTGCGATTGAGCAGGCCTATCTGAATGCGGTGCGCAACCATCCCAACATCGAGTTTCGCGAGCATGCCATTGCGATTGATTTGATTACTCTGCGCAAGATGCGCAAGTTCGGGTTTGCCAGTGAGGAGCAGGAGGATCGCGTTACGGGTCTCTACGTGTATTGCGAGCAGCGCAATGAAGTCATCACCATGCGGGCCAAGGTGGTCATGCTGGCTACGGGTGGCATTGGGTACTGTTACCAATACACGACAAATCCGTCGATTGCGACGGGTGATGGCATCGCCATGGCCTATCGTGCGGGCGTTGAGATTCGCAACATGGAGTTCATCCAGTTTCACCCGACGGCGCTTCACAGCCTGGGCAATGAGCGATTTCTCGTGAGCGAAGCCGTTCGTGGAGAAGGTGCGATTCTACGGGACCGCCGGGGGCGCGCTTTCATGAAGGACTACCATCCTTTGCGCGATCTGGCTCCGCGCGATGTCGTGGCGCGAGCCATTGACGCGGAAATGAAAAAGACCGGGGATTCGCATGTGTGGCTGGATTGTGGGCCGATTTCGACCGATACCTTTAGCACGCGTTTTCCGAATATCCTCGCGGCTTGCCAGCAGATTGGCCTGCAACCTCCGAAGGATTGGATTCCGGTGGTTCCGGCGGCACACTACCTCTGCGGTGGCATTCGCACCAACCTTTCCGCTGAAACCTCGCTCAAAGGCTTGTATGCCTGTGGTGAAGTCGCCTGCACCGGCTTGCATGGCGGCAATCGACTGGCTTCCAATTCCCTGCTGGAGGCGGTGGTCATGGCCCATCGTGGTGCGCAGCGGGTGGTGCAGTTTGTGAAGGAATCGGATTTACCAATTGTGGAAGTTCCCTCCTGGGTCGATGGCAACGTGCAGGACTCTGATGAACGCGTTGTGCTGGCTCACAGTCTGGATGAACTCAAGCGCGCGATGTGGGACTATGTGGGCATTGTGCGCACGACGAAGCGTTTGGAACGTGCGAACACCCGCATTCACAACCTCGCGCGCGAGATCAATGATTACTACTGGAATTTCAAAGTGGACGCTCCACTGATTGAACTGCGCAACCTGATCCAGGTGGCGGAGCTGATTGTGTACTGTGCGATGCAGCGCCGGGAGAGCCGTGGGTTGCACTACATTTTGGACTATGCGAGTCCGATGCCGCTTCCGCACGATACAATTGTGCGGCGAAGTTGA
- a CDS encoding endo-1,4-beta-xylanase → MKQTTQLLLLSCLTLGAFTGNLHSQAPFTLQEGYRSAFHIGVALNSRTYVEQNARLNQIVRDHFSLVVAENDFKWQALQPRQDQFNFNNADAMMTLAESQGKRVHGHVLVWHSQTPDWVFQNASGGDLTRDQLIERMQTHIRTVMTRYKGRVQSWDVVNEAFEDNGSLRNSPWRRIIGDDYLEIAFRTAHEVDPDAILVYNDYGWASDAKRQAIVAMANDFRQRGVPIHGLGIQGHWQLNYPSQAKVDQILTDAASTGLWVMVTELDIDVLPAAWEYTGADISTLFEYQEELDPYTDGLPGGVSLEQAQRYRSVFDIFLKHQASLYTITFWGVTDRDSWLNNFPVRGRTNHPMLFDRDGNAKPAFFELLEIAPDAKAPVSLNTDAPQLIPLHRFHRRANNSHFFTANPDEYQTLASFPPGGPWEYQGVSHYVAANHTHITHPVYRLFNRISGAHFYTANREEMLGVLGHPARIFSYEGIAFYTLLSPEPGSQPVHRFYAPPTGSHFFTISEAEKNQLQGSMSSDQLDYDGVAWFAYP, encoded by the coding sequence ATGAAACAAACTACCCAACTCCTGCTGCTGTCGTGCCTCACCCTAGGCGCGTTCACTGGCAACCTTCACAGTCAGGCACCTTTCACCCTCCAGGAGGGTTACCGAAGTGCTTTCCACATCGGTGTCGCCCTCAATTCGCGCACCTATGTCGAACAAAACGCCCGACTCAATCAAATCGTCAGGGACCACTTCAGTCTGGTGGTCGCCGAAAACGATTTCAAATGGCAGGCGCTGCAACCGCGACAAGATCAGTTCAACTTTAACAATGCCGACGCCATGATGACGCTTGCCGAGTCGCAGGGTAAGCGCGTGCACGGGCACGTGCTCGTGTGGCACTCGCAAACACCCGATTGGGTCTTTCAAAACGCCTCCGGTGGAGACCTCACTCGGGATCAGCTGATCGAGCGCATGCAGACCCACATCCGCACGGTCATGACGCGTTACAAAGGGCGTGTGCAATCCTGGGATGTTGTCAACGAAGCCTTTGAAGACAATGGTTCCCTGCGCAACAGTCCGTGGCGGCGCATCATCGGAGATGACTACCTTGAGATCGCCTTTCGCACAGCGCACGAGGTCGACCCCGATGCCATTCTGGTTTATAACGACTACGGATGGGCCAGCGATGCCAAGCGCCAGGCCATTGTCGCCATGGCCAATGATTTTCGGCAGCGCGGTGTTCCCATTCATGGATTGGGGATACAGGGTCATTGGCAGCTCAACTATCCCAGTCAGGCGAAGGTGGATCAGATCCTCACCGACGCAGCATCCACAGGACTCTGGGTGATGGTCACCGAACTCGATATCGACGTGCTTCCCGCTGCATGGGAATACACTGGGGCGGATATTTCCACCTTGTTTGAATACCAGGAAGAACTCGACCCCTATACGGACGGACTTCCCGGCGGTGTGAGTCTGGAGCAGGCTCAACGCTATCGAAGTGTCTTCGATATTTTTCTCAAACACCAGGCCTCCCTCTACACGATCACATTTTGGGGCGTCACCGACCGGGATTCCTGGTTGAACAACTTTCCAGTACGCGGTCGAACCAACCACCCGATGCTTTTTGACCGGGACGGCAACGCCAAGCCGGCGTTCTTTGAACTGCTTGAGATCGCTCCCGATGCAAAGGCACCCGTCAGCCTGAATACCGATGCCCCACAACTGATCCCCTTGCACCGCTTCCATCGCCGGGCTAACAACAGTCACTTCTTCACCGCCAACCCGGATGAATACCAGACGCTCGCGAGTTTCCCACCGGGAGGGCCTTGGGAGTATCAGGGAGTTTCTCACTACGTAGCTGCAAATCATACCCACATCACCCACCCTGTTTATCGCCTGTTCAATCGCATCTCTGGTGCCCACTTTTACACCGCCAATCGCGAGGAAATGCTCGGTGTGCTGGGTCATCCCGCGCGCATTTTCAGCTATGAAGGCATTGCCTTCTACACCCTGCTGTCACCGGAACCCGGTTCCCAGCCCGTACACCGCTTCTACGCACCACCCACAGGCTCTCACTTTTTCACGATCAGTGAAGCGGAAAAAAACCAACTGCAGGGGTCCATGTCTTCAGACCAGCTCGACTACGATGGCGTCGCCTGGTTTGCCTACCCCTGA